The proteins below come from a single Papaver somniferum cultivar HN1 chromosome 11, ASM357369v1, whole genome shotgun sequence genomic window:
- the LOC113322283 gene encoding uncharacterized protein LOC113322283, whose product MELSKKLRNNWVLSNLIVFVWVVVFVSCFLVIFVSLLKLPDVSQRKGTFASHRGLRNRKVVKEDESLGELGEMMIGMLPADLAFTVFVPSVKAFANELKLQVNDSVVGSKDSDNTFAILSRVLAFSAIPRSLLSVNVPVGKEVSFDSISGFTLYISKDSDGSLVVNRVRSKRLDLRKRDMVVHIMDGVIMDADFEQSVQPESEDD is encoded by the coding sequence ATGGAATTGTCAAAGAAGTTAAGGAACAACTGGGTGTTAAGCAATTTGATTGTGTTTGTATGGGTGGTTGTCTTTGTGTCGTGTTTTCtcgtcatttttgtttcattgcTTAAGCTTCCTGATGTATCACAACGTAAAGGAACGTTTGCGTCTCATAGAGGTTTGAGAAATAGAAAGGTGGTGAAAGAAGATGAAAGTTTGGGTGAACTTGGGGAAATGATGATTGGAATGTTGCCTGCAGATCTCGCTTTTACCGTATTTGTTCCTTCTGTGAAAGCTTTCGCTAATGAATTGAAACTGCAAGTGAATGATAGTGTGGTTGGGTCAAAAGATAGTGATAATACCTTTGCTATACTCTCTCGTGTTTTAGCTTTCTCAGCCATTCCAAGGAGTCTACTTTCTGTTAATGTTCCGGTTGGAAAGGAGGTAAGTTTTGATTCTATATCTGGATTCACATTATATATTTCGAAAGACTCAGATGGAAGTTTGGTTGTTAATAGAGTTAGGTCGAAACGTCTTGATCTTCGGAAAAGAGACATGGTTGTACATATTATGGATGGGGTTATCATGGATGCAGACTTTGAACAGTCGGTCCAACCTGAAAGTGAAGATGACTGA
- the LOC113322284 gene encoding josephin-like protein, producing the protein MENSSQIYHEKQKLQFCLLHALNNLFQEKDTFTRANLNTVAEQLVLVDPNRENQRWVPLIFKQHHNSITGNYDINVLISSLEQKGKSVVWHDRRNGASSIDLNKSEDVLMGIILNIPIIKFRGLWKSRHWIALRRIQGVWYNLDSDLNTPHAFRDTDEVKEFLDFVIGCGAEVLLVLHDKE; encoded by the exons ATGGAGAATTCATCACAAATCTATCATGAGAAACAGAAATTGCAGTTCTGTCTATTGCATGCTCTCAACAATCTCTTCCAA gaaaaggatACATTCACTCGTGCAAACCTAAACACTGTAGCTGAACAACTTGTTCTTGTTGATCCAAATAGAGAAAATCAGAGATGGGTTCCTTTAATTTTCAAGCAACATCACAATTCAATCACAGGGAATTATGATATCAATGTTCTGATTTCATCTCTAGAACAAAAGGGTAAATCTGTAGTTTGGCACGATCGACGGAATGGTGCTTCTTCCATTGATCTTAATAAATCTGAAGATGTGTTGATGGGTATTATTCTAAATATTCCTATTATTAAATTTAGAGGACTTTGGAAATCTAGACATTGGATCGCACTTAGAAGAATACAAGGGGTTTGGTATAATTTAGACAGTGATCTTAATACACCTCATGCGTTTAGAGATACTGACGAAGTGAAAGAATTCCTGGATTTTGTTATTGGTTGTGGCGCAGAGGTTTTGCTTGTTTTGCATGATAAAGAGTGA